One region of Bacillus pumilus genomic DNA includes:
- a CDS encoding TerD family protein, with the protein MGISLAKGQKIDLTKTNPGLTKVVVGLGWDVNKYDGGQDFDLDASVFLLDAAGKASSPSDFVFYNQTTGGGGSVVHTGDNRTGEGDGDDEQVNIDLSAVPASIEKISFVITIHDAEARSQNFGQVTNAYVRILNAASNEELIRYDLAEDFSIETAIIVGELYRHGGEWKFSAVGSGYQGGLARIATDFGLDIG; encoded by the coding sequence GTGGGAATTTCTTTAGCGAAAGGTCAAAAAATTGATTTAACAAAAACAAATCCAGGTTTAACAAAAGTGGTCGTTGGTCTTGGCTGGGATGTCAATAAGTATGACGGCGGACAAGACTTTGATCTAGACGCAAGTGTATTTCTTTTAGATGCGGCAGGTAAGGCAAGCTCACCATCTGATTTTGTCTTTTACAATCAAACAACTGGCGGTGGCGGCAGTGTCGTTCATACAGGCGATAACCGCACTGGTGAAGGCGACGGAGATGACGAGCAGGTCAACATCGACTTATCAGCTGTACCAGCGAGTATTGAGAAGATTTCATTTGTCATCACGATTCATGATGCAGAAGCGCGCAGTCAAAATTTCGGACAAGTCACGAACGCATATGTGCGCATTTTAAATGCAGCATCAAATGAAGAGCTCATTCGCTATGATTTGGCGGAGGACTTTTCAATTGAAACAGCGATTATTGTAGGTGAATTATACCGTCATGGCGGAGAATGGAAATTCTCGGCTGTTGGATCGGGCTATCAAGGCGGACTTGCCCGCATTGCAACAGACTTCGGTTTAGATATCGGGTAA
- a CDS encoding TerD family protein yields MAIQLSKGQRVDLTKTNPGLTKVMIGLGWDTNKYSGGAEFDLDASAFLVDANNRCQQDTDFVFYNNLQHPSGSVTHTGDNRTGEGDGDDEQILVDFSKIPANIDRIGITVTIHDAETRSQNFGQVSNAFVRVVNEEGGEELIRFDLGEDFSIETAVVVCELYRHESDWKFNAIGSGFSGGLAALCQNYGLEV; encoded by the coding sequence ATGGCGATTCAGCTTTCAAAAGGACAACGTGTCGATTTAACAAAAACCAACCCAGGACTGACGAAAGTGATGATCGGTCTTGGCTGGGATACGAATAAATATTCTGGCGGAGCCGAATTTGATTTGGACGCTTCGGCATTCTTAGTGGATGCAAACAATCGTTGTCAGCAAGACACAGATTTTGTTTTCTATAATAACCTTCAGCACCCAAGCGGCAGTGTCACTCATACAGGTGATAACCGGACGGGTGAAGGAGATGGAGATGACGAGCAAATTCTCGTTGATTTCTCAAAAATTCCTGCTAACATTGATCGTATCGGAATTACAGTGACGATTCATGATGCAGAGACGCGCAGCCAGAATTTTGGACAAGTCTCAAATGCATTTGTTCGTGTTGTAAATGAAGAGGGCGGGGAAGAATTGATTCGCTTTGATTTAGGGGAAGACTTCTCAATTGAAACGGCTGTCGTAGTGTGTGAATTGTACCGACACGAAAGCGATTGGAAGTTTAACGCGATCGGAAGCGGATTCTCTGGCGGACTTGCAGCTCTTTGTCAAAATTATGGGTTAGAAGTATAA
- a CDS encoding TerC family protein — protein sequence MWAEVLTNPVSWGLIGTLVVLEGLLSADNALVLAVMVKHLPEKQRKKALTYGLIGAYFFRFLFIGVGMLLIKFWWIKVLGAAYLAWLVIKHFWLGDGDDEAKELKKEGWMIRVFGVFWATVISVEIMDLAFSVDSILAAFAVSEEVWILLLGGMLGILMMRTVAQLFLVLIDRIPELENTAFILIGIIAIKMGLSAAHIEIPHLAFFAIIILAFIGTFIVHKINKKKHQDVTNEAAASKEE from the coding sequence ATGTGGGCAGAGGTATTAACAAACCCTGTCTCTTGGGGGCTCATTGGGACCCTTGTTGTGCTTGAAGGATTGTTATCAGCAGATAACGCACTTGTATTAGCTGTCATGGTGAAACATTTACCAGAAAAGCAGCGTAAAAAGGCATTAACCTACGGATTAATTGGCGCTTATTTCTTCCGTTTTCTATTCATTGGCGTGGGGATGCTGCTTATTAAGTTCTGGTGGATTAAGGTTCTCGGAGCTGCATATTTAGCATGGCTTGTCATTAAGCATTTCTGGTTAGGTGACGGCGATGACGAAGCGAAGGAATTGAAAAAAGAAGGCTGGATGATTCGCGTATTTGGCGTGTTCTGGGCAACCGTTATTTCTGTGGAAATTATGGACCTTGCCTTCTCGGTGGACAGTATTCTTGCGGCATTCGCTGTATCTGAGGAAGTATGGATTCTTCTATTAGGCGGAATGCTTGGCATTCTCATGATGCGTACAGTGGCACAGTTATTCCTTGTCCTCATTGACCGTATCCCAGAGCTTGAGAATACCGCGTTTATTCTCATCGGGATTATTGCCATCAAAATGGGCTTAAGTGCTGCACATATTGAAATTCCGCATCTTGCATTCTTTGCGATTATTATTCTAGCGTTTATCGGAACGTTTATTGTTCATAAAATCAATAAGAAGAAACATCAAGATGTGACAAACGAAGCTGCGGCTTCAAAAGAAGAATAG
- a CDS encoding HpcH/HpaI aldolase/citrate lyase family protein produces the protein MRYFRFLSEARQHDLFFKRPGAMHSLTPRHVLAHALGATLYMPATRQDIADMLLSQKYEALCSVVFCLEDAIGDQEVDMAEQNLVAQLASLKEKVTHAPETAEHLPLIFIRVRSPKQLLKMADLLGSSLQLLTGFVFPKYSVHNAKDYLDSLKQASSQTQTTLYGMPILETPDLLEKETRYTVLSELKQILLNDEEYILNIRIGATDLCGLYGIRRDRDTTIYEINLIADLITDIINYFGRSFVVSGAVWEHFGPARKEQKPFIRALSHKSGESSSSEFDDVQGLLKETKLDVANGIHGKTVIHPTHLKPVQSMYVVTKEEYMDAISILEHADGTVGVMKSTFSNKMNETKPHYRWAEHILMKSDIYGVFHENRSYIDILTEAEAAYAEHLGTYGS, from the coding sequence ATGCGGTATTTTCGTTTTTTATCAGAGGCGAGGCAGCACGATCTTTTTTTCAAGCGGCCGGGGGCGATGCATTCACTGACACCGAGGCATGTACTTGCGCATGCATTAGGTGCTACTTTGTATATGCCTGCGACAAGACAAGATATAGCAGATATGCTGCTGTCGCAGAAATATGAAGCGCTTTGCTCTGTTGTATTTTGCTTGGAGGATGCCATCGGTGATCAAGAAGTGGACATGGCTGAACAGAATCTAGTGGCACAACTGGCCAGTCTCAAAGAGAAAGTCACGCATGCGCCTGAAACGGCTGAACATTTGCCTCTTATATTTATTCGCGTTCGTTCGCCGAAACAGCTGCTCAAAATGGCAGACTTGCTCGGTTCCTCTCTTCAATTACTTACCGGTTTTGTGTTCCCGAAGTACTCGGTTCATAATGCGAAGGATTATTTGGACAGTCTGAAACAGGCATCGTCCCAAACGCAGACAACACTTTATGGGATGCCCATTTTGGAAACACCTGATTTACTAGAAAAAGAAACAAGATATACGGTGTTGTCAGAGTTAAAGCAGATCTTGCTGAATGACGAGGAATATATTTTGAATATTCGCATTGGGGCAACAGATCTTTGCGGTTTGTACGGGATTCGCCGTGATCGTGACACGACCATTTATGAAATTAATTTAATTGCTGATCTGATCACAGATATCATCAATTATTTTGGCCGTTCCTTTGTGGTATCAGGTGCTGTGTGGGAGCATTTTGGCCCTGCACGAAAGGAACAAAAGCCATTCATCCGGGCACTTTCTCATAAGAGTGGTGAATCGTCTTCATCTGAATTTGATGACGTACAAGGTTTACTCAAGGAGACAAAACTCGATGTGGCTAACGGCATTCATGGAAAGACGGTCATTCATCCAACACATCTCAAGCCGGTTCAAAGCATGTATGTTGTAACGAAGGAAGAGTATATGGATGCAATAAGCATTCTGGAACATGCAGACGGCACAGTTGGCGTAATGAAGAGTACCTTCTCTAATAAAATGAATGAAACGAAGCCCCATTACAGATGGGCAGAGCACATTTTAATGAAGTCAGATATTTACGGGGTGTTTCATGAAAATAGAAGCTATATCGACATACTCACAGAAGCAGAAGCCGCATACGCTGAGCATCTTGGAACATATGGAAGTTGA
- a CDS encoding phosphoribosyltransferase family protein: MEVELVLKEGALQLEKEHLFDMAARVNKKRAFLFVSKVLGKHIPVHPVKPLLVSGLLAMAYAKEQTGKTSPYQELLVEALKTDDHTVLTKAYEALKKEKLLIGKQPIVIGFAETATALGHGVYDVLEGASYIHTTREQLLDLDPSLVFEEEHSHATDQLCYADEALLRTNRPIVLVDDEVTTGRTNINIIQDLHAKHPRHSYTILSILDWRTEEHEKAMCELEKELGIHITSLSLLKGQMVFRGKTLDEPAYSYEIAEQKDLPSLSVHSLQSFFQQEPYARSHATNSAGHSPYIHETGRFGLNAADTAVIDQAAAEAGLKLKKERKGKQTLCLGTGELMYVPMRVAAHMGEGVLFHSTTRSPIHPVEKDGYAVQNGFTFVSPEDARIQHYVYNIPKGQYDDVFLFFEKKVSQEVLLPLVHLFAERHVKHVHIVTLSDEVKVNG, from the coding sequence ATGGAAGTTGAACTTGTTCTCAAAGAAGGTGCGCTTCAGCTAGAAAAAGAGCATCTTTTTGACATGGCTGCAAGGGTGAACAAAAAAAGAGCCTTTTTATTCGTTAGTAAGGTGCTCGGTAAGCACATTCCTGTTCATCCAGTAAAACCGCTCCTTGTCTCGGGTCTTTTAGCCATGGCGTATGCCAAAGAGCAAACAGGCAAGACGTCTCCATATCAAGAGCTTTTAGTAGAAGCACTCAAGACGGATGACCACACGGTATTAACTAAAGCCTACGAAGCGCTCAAAAAAGAGAAGCTTTTAATAGGAAAACAGCCGATCGTGATCGGCTTTGCAGAAACAGCCACAGCTCTTGGTCACGGTGTGTATGACGTATTAGAAGGAGCATCTTACATTCATACGACACGTGAACAGCTGCTGGATCTTGATCCTTCATTGGTATTTGAAGAAGAGCATTCGCATGCAACGGATCAGCTTTGTTATGCAGACGAAGCATTACTTCGCACAAACCGTCCCATCGTGCTAGTAGATGATGAAGTCACGACAGGTCGTACGAATATCAATATCATTCAGGACCTTCATGCAAAGCACCCACGGCATTCTTACACGATTCTTTCTATTTTAGACTGGCGGACAGAGGAGCACGAGAAAGCCATGTGTGAGCTTGAAAAGGAGCTTGGTATTCACATCACCTCATTGTCTTTATTAAAAGGGCAAATGGTTTTTCGAGGCAAAACGCTGGATGAACCAGCTTATTCGTATGAGATAGCTGAGCAAAAGGATCTGCCAAGTCTCTCTGTTCACTCCCTTCAATCTTTCTTTCAGCAAGAGCCATATGCACGTTCTCATGCAACCAATTCGGCTGGTCATTCGCCATATATACATGAAACGGGTCGTTTTGGTTTAAACGCAGCAGATACGGCAGTCATCGACCAAGCAGCTGCAGAGGCTGGACTGAAACTGAAGAAGGAACGCAAAGGAAAGCAGACACTTTGTTTAGGAACTGGTGAGCTGATGTATGTGCCGATGAGAGTGGCTGCACATATGGGAGAAGGTGTTCTCTTTCATTCAACGACGAGAAGCCCAATTCATCCCGTTGAAAAGGATGGATACGCTGTTCAAAATGGGTTCACCTTTGTGAGTCCAGAGGATGCTCGAATTCAGCACTACGTGTACAACATACCAAAAGGTCAATACGATGATGTATTTCTCTTCTTTGAGAAAAAGGTCTCTCAGGAGGTATTGCTTCCGCTTGTTCATTTATTTGCCGAGCGGCATGTGAAGCATGTGCATATTGTGACTTTATCAGACGAGGTGAAGGTGAATGGCTAA
- a CDS encoding cysteine protease StiP family protein: protein MANVYTKMGSYPEQDVTFLLKDLSSIEMEKSTEERERSIQSGAHYSEMLPIEYKPTESYMDLFYESLKESKEKVAEAVAVVAEQIVKKRGFQTVLCSLARAGTPIGVLIKRYIRKTYGLELPHYSISIIRDRGIDENALHYMLKEHPGYEIAFIDGWTGKGAISRELQKAVIDFERKYGIRLSSELAVLADPGYCTHVYGTREDFLIPSACLNSTVSGLVSRTVLNNRWINADDFHGAKYYEELLDEDVSNLYVDTIEEAFSSLEPNVGEKAETILTQGMPADWRGMASIEAIGQEFQIENTHLIKPGVGETTRVLLRRIPWKILIQPGSQEKLKHILLLAEDRGVPVIEYANMSYTCCGLIRPLEQTS, encoded by the coding sequence ATGGCTAATGTGTATACAAAGATGGGAAGCTATCCAGAGCAGGATGTAACCTTCTTACTCAAAGATTTATCATCCATTGAGATGGAAAAAAGTACAGAGGAGCGGGAGCGTTCGATTCAGAGTGGTGCGCATTATTCAGAAATGCTGCCGATTGAATATAAACCAACGGAATCTTATATGGATTTATTCTATGAATCTCTGAAAGAAAGTAAGGAGAAGGTAGCAGAAGCGGTAGCTGTTGTAGCAGAACAGATTGTGAAAAAGCGAGGCTTCCAAACGGTGCTTTGCAGTTTGGCTAGAGCGGGAACGCCGATCGGGGTACTCATCAAACGATATATTCGAAAGACATATGGTCTTGAACTGCCTCATTACAGCATCTCGATTATTCGTGATCGAGGAATAGATGAGAATGCGCTACATTATATGCTCAAGGAACATCCGGGCTATGAGATTGCCTTTATTGATGGATGGACCGGAAAAGGTGCGATTTCGAGAGAGCTCCAAAAAGCGGTGATTGATTTTGAAAGAAAGTACGGTATCCGTCTTTCTAGTGAACTAGCTGTACTCGCTGATCCTGGCTATTGTACACATGTCTACGGAACGAGAGAGGACTTTCTCATTCCAAGTGCTTGCCTGAATTCGACTGTATCTGGACTTGTTAGTCGTACGGTACTAAACAACCGCTGGATCAATGCCGATGATTTCCATGGGGCAAAATATTATGAAGAGCTGCTTGATGAGGATGTGTCCAATCTGTATGTGGATACAATTGAAGAAGCATTTTCTAGCCTCGAACCAAATGTAGGAGAGAAAGCAGAGACCATCCTCACGCAAGGAATGCCTGCGGATTGGCGGGGAATGGCGTCCATTGAAGCGATCGGTCAGGAGTTTCAAATTGAAAATACCCATTTGATTAAGCCGGGTGTTGGTGAGACGACCCGTGTGCTGCTGAGAAGAATCCCTTGGAAAATCTTGATACAGCCTGGGTCTCAGGAGAAGCTAAAGCATATTTTGCTTTTGGCAGAGGACAGAGGCGTTCCTGTCATTGAATATGCCAATATGTCCTATACGTGCTGTGGACTCATTCGTCCGCTGGAGCAGACGTCATGA
- a CDS encoding HAD family hydrolase, giving the protein MKTSAFASDLDRTLIYSHRVLDQYVYEGDYALVEMLDERPLSYMSVETKKSLQTIHQLGWFIPVTTRTTAQYERITFFQQELKPEYAITTNGGCILHHGKPLEDWQVIVDERLKLCMSVRQMLRAISELPVAAWVKRTRTAEGRFLYLIMKDEYLSRIPLAELKQWGEERGWQVSLQGRKLYFIPAPLNKWDAVAFLKERLELEYVYGAGDSLLDAGLIRQADMGFAPRHGEVLDFDPLLEPTAASGMAAADEITACVMNQMTTAKKPSIR; this is encoded by the coding sequence ATGAAGACAAGTGCGTTTGCCAGCGATTTAGACCGGACACTGATTTACTCACATCGAGTGCTGGATCAGTATGTGTATGAAGGAGATTATGCTTTAGTTGAGATGCTGGATGAACGTCCGCTTTCCTATATGTCGGTTGAAACGAAGAAGTCTTTGCAGACGATTCATCAATTGGGCTGGTTCATTCCAGTGACGACAAGAACGACCGCTCAGTATGAACGGATCACCTTCTTTCAGCAAGAGCTCAAACCGGAGTATGCTATCACGACAAATGGGGGCTGTATCCTTCATCATGGCAAGCCGCTTGAGGATTGGCAGGTCATTGTTGATGAGAGGCTCAAATTGTGTATGTCAGTCAGACAGATGCTAAGAGCCATCTCCGAACTGCCAGTTGCAGCATGGGTGAAGCGTACCCGGACAGCAGAGGGAAGATTTCTTTATTTGATTATGAAAGATGAGTATCTTTCTCGCATTCCACTTGCTGAATTGAAGCAGTGGGGCGAGGAAAGAGGCTGGCAGGTGTCTCTACAAGGGCGGAAGCTTTATTTTATTCCGGCACCGCTCAATAAGTGGGATGCTGTTGCTTTTCTAAAGGAGCGGCTGGAGCTTGAATATGTATATGGTGCGGGTGATTCCCTCTTAGATGCAGGTCTCATTCGTCAGGCAGATATGGGCTTTGCCCCAAGGCATGGAGAAGTGCTCGACTTTGATCCATTGCTTGAGCCGACAGCAGCATCTGGCATGGCAGCAGCAGATGAAATCACCGCTTGTGTCATGAACCAGATGACGACCGCAAAAAAGCCTTCGATTCGATAG
- a CDS encoding YceG family protein: MSYKEINVNQTRAEQEAWKNVLKKPLPERDGYVKDEHTLSLPRLAARVLGTPHDATDYFIYLHELYETDGVHILSETLNRHIEPEHFQALQRIHLINQEEKGLSVNRFVAFLDGEQLIVRHPNPVMNRHIRLSLIKVFEHFKQLHEGGFQHPDFRRVLLDVVKFSNNHLGPWLKEVNIEEKMPAVIWYGEANKSQLYFLYYVMLIGCDVVLFHPEGEDSFRELDPEEKLTFIDQYPGTSKLEPFPTEKPERKSTVAYRSTRELEEVLHTEDSMLYKPWQFRDHTPHSITLKTTYDELFLIAKERSFIRPNFQADRDTIQIPNLFAKMMGVTRDKREYWDRIHTLMEWKETKTIRHFPFTKEVSSNYQFHYQHALSSAGEIDPELLMKSNVWQFSHLYEGTQRAIAEAISRICQHPKLLKEGNETELDVRIYLFKQVLHIGQELIELIQTFDYAQTVPKVILYHTEYNGELTRSDAAALIFLNEMGVDLFVYHPAGYQCIERYIDDQLFDTHWLDEMVMNQEFKEPSIVRKLFQSIKNR, encoded by the coding sequence GTGAGTTATAAAGAAATCAATGTTAACCAAACACGGGCGGAGCAGGAAGCCTGGAAAAACGTGCTGAAAAAGCCGCTCCCTGAAAGAGACGGTTATGTAAAGGACGAGCATACATTGTCCTTGCCGCGTCTCGCCGCCCGGGTCCTTGGAACTCCGCATGATGCAACCGATTATTTTATTTATTTACATGAATTATATGAAACAGATGGCGTTCACATTTTAAGTGAAACGCTCAATCGTCATATTGAGCCGGAGCATTTTCAAGCGCTTCAACGCATTCATTTGATTAACCAAGAAGAAAAGGGATTATCTGTGAATCGCTTTGTGGCTTTCTTAGATGGTGAACAGCTGATTGTACGCCATCCAAACCCTGTGATGAACCGGCATATCCGCCTTTCATTGATCAAGGTGTTTGAGCATTTCAAACAGCTGCATGAAGGGGGATTTCAGCATCCCGATTTCCGCCGGGTACTCCTGGATGTAGTGAAGTTTTCAAATAATCATCTAGGTCCATGGCTGAAGGAAGTCAATATAGAAGAAAAAATGCCGGCTGTCATTTGGTATGGAGAGGCGAATAAAAGTCAGCTTTATTTTCTTTACTATGTCATGCTGATTGGCTGTGATGTTGTGCTATTTCATCCAGAGGGCGAGGATTCGTTCCGCGAACTAGATCCAGAAGAAAAGCTGACTTTTATTGATCAGTATCCGGGGACTTCAAAGCTGGAACCGTTCCCTACTGAAAAGCCTGAGAGGAAGTCAACGGTGGCGTACCGCTCGACAAGAGAGCTTGAAGAGGTGCTCCACACGGAAGATTCAATGCTGTATAAGCCTTGGCAATTCAGAGATCATACTCCTCATTCTATTACGCTGAAGACAACGTATGATGAGCTGTTTTTAATTGCAAAGGAACGTTCCTTTATCCGCCCTAATTTTCAAGCAGACCGCGACACGATACAGATTCCGAATCTCTTTGCGAAAATGATGGGAGTCACACGAGACAAGCGTGAATACTGGGATCGTATCCACACGTTAATGGAATGGAAAGAGACGAAGACCATTCGCCATTTTCCTTTTACGAAAGAAGTGTCTTCGAATTATCAATTTCATTATCAGCATGCCCTTTCGTCTGCTGGAGAGATTGATCCTGAATTATTAATGAAAAGCAACGTGTGGCAGTTTTCTCATCTATATGAGGGGACGCAGCGTGCGATAGCAGAGGCGATATCTCGAATCTGTCAGCATCCGAAGCTATTAAAAGAAGGCAATGAGACTGAATTAGATGTCCGTATTTATTTATTCAAACAGGTACTGCATATCGGCCAGGAGCTCATTGAACTCATTCAAACCTTTGATTATGCACAAACCGTACCGAAAGTGATTTTATATCATACGGAATATAATGGTGAGCTGACTCGTTCTGATGCGGCTGCCCTGATTTTTCTAAATGAAATGGGTGTGGATCTCTTCGTGTATCATCCGGCGGGATACCAGTGTATTGAGCGGTATATAGATGACCAATTATTTGATACCCATTGGCTTGATGAGATGGTTATGAACCAGGAGTTTAAAGAGCCGTCCATCGTTAGAAAATTATTTCAATCCATTAAAAACCGATAA
- a CDS encoding toxic anion resistance protein, translated as MTNTNGNDIISIDKEEISIEKADDIRVQLRNEPEVQNIARQIDAKNQLELLEYGKQPAVEISKFSDRILSMMRSTSVTDSGTMLTQLGKIMDRFDKNDFDEPKGGLLSKIFKRGGSMIEKIFSKYQTLGAEIEKINVEISKYKDEMTKSTVTLEEMYEHNIQYYMELEKYVVAGQMKIEELKQLVPSYEEKAASGNQLAQMELDTLRNGIQALEERVYDLDMARMVALQTAPQIRLLQRGNTKLIGKINSAFIITIPIFKNGIIQAVTAKRQKLVADSMSELDRRTNEMLKRNAENISSQSVEIAKLSGRPSIDIETIESSFNTIVQGMKETKQIEEENKRLREDGTKRMLELQDNIKRAALES; from the coding sequence ATGACAAATACAAACGGAAATGACATCATTTCAATTGATAAAGAGGAAATCTCCATTGAGAAGGCAGACGATATTCGCGTTCAGCTTCGAAATGAACCAGAAGTGCAAAATATTGCGAGACAGATCGATGCGAAAAATCAGCTGGAGCTGCTTGAATACGGAAAACAGCCGGCCGTTGAAATCTCTAAGTTCTCTGATCGTATTCTTTCGATGATGCGTTCAACTAGTGTCACTGACTCAGGAACGATGCTGACGCAGCTTGGAAAAATTATGGATCGTTTTGATAAAAATGATTTTGACGAGCCAAAGGGTGGTTTACTGTCAAAAATCTTTAAGCGCGGCGGCAGCATGATTGAAAAGATTTTCAGTAAATATCAAACGCTCGGTGCAGAGATTGAAAAAATTAATGTAGAGATCAGTAAATATAAAGACGAAATGACCAAATCGACTGTGACGCTTGAAGAAATGTATGAGCATAACATTCAATACTATATGGAGCTTGAAAAGTATGTCGTTGCAGGTCAAATGAAAATCGAGGAATTAAAGCAATTGGTTCCTTCTTATGAAGAAAAAGCAGCTAGTGGAAACCAGCTCGCACAAATGGAGCTTGATACACTTCGTAACGGCATTCAAGCGTTGGAAGAGCGTGTATATGACCTTGATATGGCACGGATGGTGGCTCTTCAAACAGCACCGCAAATTCGTTTGCTGCAGCGTGGGAATACGAAACTAATCGGTAAAATCAACTCAGCGTTCATTATCACGATTCCGATCTTTAAAAATGGCATCATTCAAGCTGTGACAGCGAAGAGACAAAAGCTTGTGGCTGATTCAATGAGTGAGCTGGATAGAAGAACAAATGAAATGCTGAAACGAAATGCTGAAAACATCTCAAGCCAAAGTGTAGAGATTGCCAAATTGTCTGGACGTCCAAGTATCGACATTGAAACGATCGAATCTTCCTTTAATACGATTGTACAAGGGATGAAAGAGACAAAACAGATCGAAGAAGAAAACAAACGATTACGCGAAGATGGAACAAAGCGTATGCTTGAATTGCAAGATAATATTAAGCGAGCTGCACTAGAGTCCTAA
- the opuAA gene encoding glycine/proline betaine ABC transporter ATP-binding protein OpuAA: MNSEERNIKIKINNVSKIFGKNAKKATQMLEKGKTKREILKETGATVGVNRANFDVYDGEIFVIMGLSGSGKSTLVRLLNRLIEPTSGEIYIDGDMITNMSKDQLREVRRKKISMVFQNFALFPHRTILENTEYGLELQGVDKEERHSKALESLKLVGLEGFEEQYPNQLSGGMQQRVGLARALANDPDILLMDEAFSALDPLIRKDMQDELLELHTSVGKTIIFITHDLDEALRIGDRIVLMKDGNIVQIGTPEEILMNPSNEYVERFVEDVDLSKVLTAGHIMKRAETVQLDKGARVALTLMKNLGISSIYAVDKKKHLLGVISAQAAKKAAEMGASLETVLDKEFTTVLESTYLTEIFDAVSDAANIPIAVVDEKNRMKGIVVRGALIGALSGNDEYINMSSNKLEEIKTQEPSAQEVE; this comes from the coding sequence ATGAATTCTGAAGAGAGAAATATCAAAATCAAGATAAATAATGTATCTAAAATTTTCGGTAAAAATGCTAAAAAAGCAACTCAAATGCTTGAAAAAGGAAAAACAAAAAGAGAGATCCTAAAAGAGACCGGCGCAACAGTTGGTGTCAATCGAGCAAATTTTGATGTGTATGACGGCGAGATATTTGTCATCATGGGGCTATCAGGGAGCGGAAAGTCCACACTTGTGCGGCTGCTAAATAGGTTAATCGAACCAACCTCCGGCGAAATATATATTGATGGGGATATGATAACAAATATGTCAAAGGATCAATTGCGTGAAGTCAGACGGAAAAAGATCAGCATGGTCTTCCAAAACTTCGCATTGTTCCCGCACCGCACCATTCTTGAGAACACAGAGTATGGTCTTGAATTACAAGGTGTAGACAAAGAAGAGCGCCACTCAAAAGCGCTTGAATCTTTAAAGCTTGTTGGACTTGAAGGCTTTGAAGAGCAATATCCAAACCAATTAAGTGGTGGGATGCAGCAGCGTGTTGGATTGGCACGTGCATTAGCAAATGACCCTGACATCTTATTAATGGATGAAGCATTCAGCGCACTCGATCCATTAATTCGTAAAGACATGCAGGATGAATTGCTTGAGCTTCACACATCTGTAGGAAAAACGATCATTTTCATTACCCATGATTTAGATGAGGCGCTTCGGATTGGCGACCGCATTGTGCTCATGAAGGACGGGAATATCGTCCAAATCGGAACACCAGAAGAAATTTTGATGAACCCATCGAATGAATATGTTGAACGTTTCGTTGAAGATGTCGACCTTTCTAAAGTATTAACCGCTGGTCATATTATGAAACGTGCAGAAACAGTCCAGCTCGACAAAGGGGCACGTGTTGCGCTCACGCTCATGAAAAACCTTGGAATTTCGTCAATCTATGCAGTTGATAAGAAAAAGCATTTATTAGGTGTTATTTCTGCACAAGCGGCAAAAAAGGCTGCAGAAATGGGAGCATCGCTTGAAACTGTTCTTGATAAAGAATTCACGACAGTATTGGAATCTACGTATTTGACAGAAATCTTTGATGCAGTGTCTGATGCGGCAAACATTCCAATTGCCGTTGTCGATGAGAAAAACAGAATGAAGGGTATTGTGGTCAGAGGTGCATTAATTGGTGCGTTATCAGGTAATGATGAGTATATCAACATGTCTTCTAACAAGCTTGAGGAAATTAAAACACAAGAGCCTTCTGCACAGGAGGTAGAATAA